In Humulus lupulus chromosome 7, drHumLupu1.1, whole genome shotgun sequence, the following are encoded in one genomic region:
- the LOC133788380 gene encoding uncharacterized protein LOC133788380 — MYFVIFLSNFSMLIVKEPKRLKRKRISVACPPTQDLKHPPQHLPTTQEEAGSSMASKSPIIFKVPTGLPMFLKILLGSVKYVEPGFMIDILMETNIMGEQYTLYISHEDIIHFGLMEEISASCISFYISIIHSELCDREISHFFGFIEPSWSSRIGTNMDNRAEIISERINNTVMGQTWLMPYHFLRHWMLVIIDPDDHTCYYLDPLRKSPPNDLKNLMNNVFSHIKRKTGRNEKNYKWKIVNCPRQTSSVECGFYIIRMMKDYCLNETPMRWLTSNCGGKNTYTLGEINETRNEWAAKLLERMSHS, encoded by the exons atgtattttgtgatttttttatcTAACTTTTCTATGTTAATTGTGAAGGAACCCAAGAGACTAAAGAGAAAGAGGATTTCAGTAGCTTGTCCGCCAACACAAGACCTAAAACATCCTCCACAACATCTTCCCACTACTCAAGAAGAGGCAGGATCAAGTATGGCTAGTAAGTCGCCGATTATCTTCAAGGTTCCCACTGGACTTCCCATGTTTTTGAAGATACTTCTAGGTTCAGTTAAGTACGTAGAACCAGGATTCATGATTGACATTCTTATGGAGACCAATATTATGGGCGAACAATATACCTTATATATCTCACATGAGGATATAATACACTTTGGACTTATGGAAGAAATCAGCGCGTCTTGCATTTCATTCTATATCag TATAATACATTCCGAGTTGTGCGATAGAGAGATATCACACTTTTTTGGTTTCATTGAGCCATCATGGTCATCGAGAATTGGGACAAATATGGATAATCGGGCTGAAATTATCTCAGAGCGTATCAATAACACAGTAATGGGTCAAACTTGGTTAATGCCATACCATTTCTT ACGTCACTGGATGTTAGTGATCATTGATCCAGATGACCATACATGTTACTATCTTGATCCACTTAGAAAATCTCCTCCAAATGATTTGAAGAACCTTATGAACAA TGTCTTTTCACACATTAAGCGAAAGACAGGAAGGaatgaaaaaaattacaagtGGAAAATAGTCAATTGCCCTCGTCAAACATCGTCAGTAGAATGCGGCTTTTATATCATAAGGATGATGAAGGACTATTGCTTGAATGAGACACCAatgcgatggctaactagtaat tgtggTGGAAAGAATACATATACACTTGGCGAAATTAATGAGACTCGAAATGAATGGGCAGCCAAGCTTCTTGAGCGGATGAGTCATAGCtag